Within Bacillus sp. Marseille-Q1617, the genomic segment AGAAGCAGAAGCTGCTGGCGCTGACTTCGTTGGTGATGCAGACCTAATCAACAAAATCACTCAAGGTTGGTTCGAGTTCGACGTAATCGTTGCGACTCCGGACATGATGGGTGAAGTTGGTAAGCTTGGCCGTGTATTAGGACCTAAAGGCTTAATGCCAAACCCTAAAACTGGAACAGTTACTTTCGATGTTGAAAAAGCTGTTAACGAAATCAAAGCTGGTAAAGTAGAATACCGTGCTGACAAAGCTGGTAACGTACACGTTCCTGTTGGAAAGATCTCTTTTGATAGCGAAAAATTAGTTGAGAACTTCACAACTATGTACGAAACAATGCTTAAAGCTAAACCTTCTGCAGCTAAAGGAACTTACATGAAGAACGTTGCTGTTACTTCAACTATGGGTCCTGGCGTTAAAGTTGATCCATCAACTTTTGCAGTTAAGGCATAATTTGGTATTGACTTAACATGAACTAGTCATTATAATTAGTTCTGTTGTTAAAAAACGAATACATTTGTACCGTAGACAGCAGGTGCTCATTCAGAGCTTAATTCCCCGCCGAGGTAATTGCGATAAAAAATGCGCGTGAAGCGTGTTAGCGATGCCCTTATGTCTACAATGATATAAGGGCATTTTTTATTGGATGACGGTATAAATGTTCATCAGTCAATCTACAGGAGGTGTAATGATGAGCAGCATTCTAGAACAAAAGCAACACATCGTTGGAGAAATCTCTGACAAGCTAAAGAACAGTGTATCTACAATCATTGTAGACTACCGTGGCCTAGATGTTTCTGAAGTAACTGAGCTTCGTAAACAACTTCGTGAAGCTGGCATCGACTTCAAAGTGTACAAAAACACAATGACACGTCGTGCTGCAGCAGAAGCTGGTCTTGAAGGGTTGAACGAATTCTTAACTGGTCCAAACGCAATCGCGTTCAGTTCTGAAGAAGTTGTAGCTCCTGCCAAGATCCTTAATAACTTCGCTAAAGAACACGAAGCACTTGAAATCAAAGCTGGTGTTATCGAAGGAACAATCACATCTGTTGAAGATGTTAAAGCTATCGCTGAACTTCCAAGCCGCGAAGGACTTCTTTCTATGCTACTCAGCGTGCTTCAAGCTCCAATGCGCAACTTCGCATTGGCTACAAAAGCCGTTGCAGACCAAAAAGAAGAACAAGGCGCGTAAGTTAAACAGAGTCGCTTGAATAATATTATGAACCAACACACTAAGGAGGAAATTTAAAATGAGTAAAGAGCAAATCATTGACGCGATTAAAGAAATGTCCGTTCTTGAATTAAACGATCTAGTAAAAGCAATCGAAGAAGAATTTGGAGTAACTGCTGCTGCACCTGTAGCTGTAGCTGGTGGCGGAGCAGAAGCTGCTGCTGAAAAAACTGAATTTGACGTTGTTCTTGAGAGCGCTGGTTCTCAAAAGATCAAAGTTATCAAAGTTGTTCGTGAAATCACAGGTCTTGGACTTAAAGAAGCGAAAGAACTTGTTGACAACACTCCAAAAGCTCTTAAAGAAGGCATTTCTAAAGAAGAAGCTGAAGAGCTTAAAGCTAAACTTGAAGAAGTTGGCGCTGGCGTAGAAGTTAAGTAATAATCGCATAGAAGAAAAGCTCGCTTTATAAGCGGGCTTTTTTCTTCTTTTGGTTATATACTCTGAAGCTGCTTAAAAGATGGAGGTGTAATAATGACTAATCACTACTATTCCAGTAAGCCTGAAGTAGAAAGTAATCCTCAAATCATACAATTTGAACTCAGGGGCCATTCCTTCAGATTCAAAACGGATCAAGGTGTCTTTTCGAAAAAAGAAGTGGATTTCGGTTCGCGGGCATTGATCGAAAGCTTCGAGCTGCCAGAAACAGAAGGTGACTTGTTGGATGTTGGATGCGGCTACGGACCGATCGGTTTGGCTTTGGCTAAGGATTTTGACGACCGGATCGTTCATATGGTCGATGTAAACGAAAGAGCCCTGTCGCTTGCGAGTGAAAATGCGAAAGCGAATGGTGTAGAGAATATAAGCATCTATCAAAGCGACCGCTATCACAACGTAAAAGAAAAGAGCTTTGCGGCAATCCTTACGAACCCTCCAATCAGGGCAGGAAAGGAAACCGTTCATTCCATTCTTTCCGAGAGTTATGACTACTTGGCGGATAAAGGTGAGTTATGGGTCGTTATTCAGAAGAAACAAGGCGCTCCATCCGCCATGGATAAAATGGAGGAATTGTTCTCAAATGTAGAAATTGCTGCAAGAAAAAAAGGTTACTACATTCTGAGGTCAGTAAAATAAATCCGTTGACGTAGCTATTGCGCTATGATAACATTATAAAATGCAAAAATATTATTTTCCGGTATTGTGTCCATATGTATACATATTGGATAAATTGGAAAAGATTATAAAATAATAGTTCGTCATATGAAAATGAGGTTTTATCATTAAAACCCTTTTTCTTTTTGTCTTGTGTAGAGTCAAATCTACTATGGGCAATATAGACACAACCAAAACGCTTGATTTGAGGGGTGAATCAGTTGACAGGTCAACTAGTTCAGTATGGACGACACCGCCAACGCAGAAGTTTTGCGCGTATCAGTGAAGTTTTAGAATTGCCGAATTTAATCGAAATTCAAACTTCCTCGTATCAATGGTTTCTTGATGAGGGGTTAAGAGAAATGTTCCGTGACATTTCTCCGATTGAGGACTTCACTGGTAATCTCTCTTTAGAATTTATTGATTATAGTCTGGGAGAGCCAAAGTACTCGGTGGAAGAATCAAAGGAAAGAGATGTAACTTACTCTGCGCCGCTTAGGGTGAAAGTCCGTCTTGTGAATAAGGAAACTGGAGAAGTGAAAGATCAAGACGTATTTATGGGTGATTTCCCATTAATGACGGATACAGGTACTTTTGTCATTAATGGAGCTGAGCGTGTAATCGTTTCTCAGCTTGTTCGTTCGCCTAGTGTGTACTTCAGCGGAAAAGTAGATAAGAACGGAAAGAAAGGGTTTACTGCTACCGTTATACCAAACCGCGGAGCTTGGCTTGAGTATGAAACAGATGCAAAAGATGTTGTTTATGTGCGAATTGATCGAACTCGCAAACTGCCGGTAACGGTTCTTTTACGTGCCCTTGGGTTTGGCTCTGATCAAGAAATCATCGATTTGATCGGTGATAATGAGTACATTCGTAACACGCTCGAGAAAGACAATACGGAAGGTATCGACAAAGCATTGCTCGAAATCTATGAGCGTCTGCGTCCGGGAGAACCTCCTACAGTAGAAAATGCTAAAAGTTTACTCGTTTCACGTTTCTTTGATCCAAAGCGTTATGACTTGGCAAACGTTGGACGTTATAAGATGAATAAAAAGCTTCATATTAAGAACCGTTTATTCGGTCAGACTCTAGCGGAAACTCTAGCAGATCCGGAAACGGGCGAGATTCTTGCAGAGAAAGGCACGGTTCTTGACCGTCGTACACTGGACAAAGTCATTCCTTATTTAGAAGAGGGAATCGGATTCAAGACGTATCAGCAGTCCGGCGGAGTATTGGAAGAAGATGTTCTTCTCCAATCTATTAAAATTTACTCTCCTAATGAAGAAGGAGAACAAGAGATTAATGTAATCAGTAACGCATATGTAGAAGAGGAAGTTAAATACATCACGCCTGCTGACATCATCTCTTCCATCTCCTATTTCTTCAACTTATTGCATGGAGTAGGATTTACAGATGATATCGACCACTTAGGTAACCGTCGTTTACGTTCGGTTGGCGAATTGCTGCAGAATCAGTTCCGTATCGGACTTTCCCGTATGGAGCGTGTGGTACGTGAAAGAATGTCCATCCAGGATACTAACACGATCACGCCGCAGCAGCTGATCAACATCCGTCCGGTCATCGCTTCTATTAAAGAGTTCTTTGGAAGCTCACAGCTGTCCCAATTCATGGACCAAACGAACCCATTGGCAGAATTGACGCACAAACGCCGTCTGTCTGCACTTGGACCTGGTGGTCTGACGCGTGAACGCGCTGGTTTCGAAGTGCGTGACGTTCACTATTCCCACTATGGCCGTATGTGTCCGATTGAAACACCTGAGGGGCCGAACATCGGACTGATCAACTCACTTTCTTCATTTGCGAAAGTGAATAAATTCGGATTTATCGAGACACCTTATCGTCGCGTTGATCCTGATACAGGTAAAGTAACGGATCGTATCGATTACTTGACAGCAGACGAAGAAGACAACTATGTAGTGGCACAGGCGAATGCACGTCTTGGTGACGATGGTTCATTCCTGGATGAAGAAGTAATCGCTCGTTTCCGTGGTGAAAACACGGCAATCAAGCGTGAACGTCTTGACTACATGGATGTATCACCTAAACAAGTAGTATCAGCTGCGACAGCATGTATTCCTTTCTTAGAGAACGATGACTCCAACCGTGCCCTGATGGGAGCGAACATGCAGCGTCAAGCAGTACCTCTTATGAACCCTGAGTCCCCGATTGTTGGAACTGGTATGGAACACGTATCAGCTAAAGACTCAGGAGCTGCAGTCATCTGTAAGCATGAGGGTGTTGTGGAAAAAGTTGAAGCGAAACAAGTTTGGGTTCGCCGCGTGAAAGAAATCGATGGTCAGGAAGTCAAGGGCGACCTAGATAAGTATCGTATGCAAAAATTCATCCGTTCCAACCAGGGAACATGCTACAACCAGCGTCCGATCGTGAGTGAAGGCGACCGTGTAGTAAAAGGGGAAATCCTTGCTGATGGTCCTTCAATGGAAAAAGGCGAACTAGCCTTAGGACGTAACGTGATGGTTGGTTTCATGACATGGGACGGTTACAACTATGAAGATGCGATCATCATGAGTGAGCGTCTTGTAAAAGACGATGTTTATACTTCCATTCATATTGAAGAATATGAGTCTGAGTCGCGTGATACGAAGCTTGGGCCGGAAGAAATCACTCGTGATATTCCAAATGTCGGTGAAGATGCCCTGCGCAATCTTGACGAACGTGGAATCATCCGCATCGGTGCAGAAGTAAAAGATGGCGACTTGCTTGTAGGTAAAGTAACGCCTAAAGGTGTAACAGAGCTGACAGCTGAAGAACGCTTATTACATGCAATCTTCGGTGAGAAAGCTCGTGAAGTAAGAGATACATCCCTTCGCGTACCTCACGGCGGCGGCGGAATCATCCTTGATGTGAAAGTCTTCAACCGTGAAGACGGCGACGAACTGCCACCGGGTGTCAACCAGCTGGTCCGCGTCTACATCGTTCAGAAGCGTAAGATTTCTGAAGGTGACAAGATGGCCGGCCGACATGGTAACAAGGGTGTTATCTCGAAAATCTTACCTGAAGAAGACATGCCGTATCTTCCAGACGGTACACCGATCGATATCATGCTTAACCCATTAGGGGTACCATCACGTATGAACATCGGTCAGGTGCTTGAGCTTCACTTGGGTATGGCCGCAAGATATCTTGGCATTCATGTTGCTTCACCGGTATTCGATGGAGCGCGTGAGGAAGATGTTTGGTCTACAATCGAAGAAGCAGGTATGGCGCGCGATGCCAAAACCGTTCTTTACGATGGTAGAACCGGTGAACCGTTTGACAACCGTGTATCAGTTGGAATCATGTACATGATCAAGCTTGCTCACATGGTTGATGACAAACTTCACGCTCGTTCTACTGGTCCTTACTCGCTTGTTACGCAGCAGCCGCTTGGAGGTAAAGCTCAATTCGGTGGTCAGCGTTTCGGTGAGATGGAGGTATGGGCACTTGAAGCATATGGTGCCGCTTATACACTGCAAGAAATCCTTACGGTTAAATCCGATGACGTGGTCGGCCGTGTGAAAACATACGAGGCTATCGTCAAAGGTGAAAACGTACCTGAGCCTGGTGTTCCAGAATCATTCAAGGTTCTGATCAAAGAGCTTCAAAGTTTAGGTATGGATGTTAAGATCCTTTCAAGCACGGAAGAAGAAATTGAAATGCGTGACTTGGAAGACGAAGAAGAAGTACAACAAGCTGACACGCTAAATATATCTGAGTCTAATGAGCAAGAATCCGAGACAGTAGGGTCAAAGGAATAAATTTAGAGCAATTAGGGTTAGAGCCTGTAGATTAAAAGGGAGGTAGGCCCCTTGCTAGATGTAAATAACTTTGAGTATATGAAAATTGGTTTAGCTTCCCCCGATAAGATCCGTTCGTGGTCTTTCGGGGAAGTCAAAAAACCGGAAACCATTAATTATCGTACATTAAAGCCGGAAAAAGACGGCTTGTTCTGTGAGCGTATTTTCGGTCCTACAAAGGACTGGGAATGTCACTGCGGTAAATACAAACGTGTACGCTATAAAGGCGTCGTTTGTGACCGTTGTGGAGTTGAAGTAACAAAAGCGAAGGTTCGCCGTGAACGTATGGGTCACATCGAACTTGCCGCTCCTGTATCTCACATTTGGTACTTCAAAGGAATCCCAAGCCGTATGGGGCTTGTTTTAGACATGTCCCCTCGTGCACTGGAAGAAGTCATCTACTTCGCTTCCTATGTTGTAACAGAACCTGGTGATACGGCTCTTGAAAGAAAGCAGCTGCTTTCAGAGAAAGAGTACCGTGCTTACCGTGAAAAATATGGAGTGAAGTTCCAGGCTGCAATGGGTGCGGAAGCGATCAAAAAACTTCTGCAGGATATTGACCTTGACAAGGAAGCTGACTTCTTAAAAGAAGAGCTGAAAACAGCTCAAGGCCAACGCCGTACCCGTGCAATCAAACGTCTCGAAGTTGTCGAGTCATTCAGAAACTCAGGAAATGATCCTGATTGGATGATCCTTGATGTACTTCCTGTCATCCCTCCTGAACTGCGTCCTATGGTCCAGCTGGATGGAGGACGTTTCGCAACATCTGACCTGAACGATTTATATCGCCGGGTAATCAACCGTAACAACCGTTTAAAACGTTTATTGGATCTTGGTGCTCCAAGCATTATCGTGCAGAATGAGAAGCGTATGCTTCAAGAAGCTGTTGATGCGCTGATTGACAATGGCCGCCGTGGACGTCCGGTAACAGGACCAGGTAACCGTCCATTGAAATCTCTTTCTCACATGCTTAAAGGAAAACAAGGTCGTTTCCGTCAAAACCTTCTTGGTAAGCGTGTTGACTATTCTGGTCGTTCTGTAATCGTTGTTGGACCTAATCTGAAAATGTACCAATGTGGTCTTCCAAAAGAAATGGCACTTGAATTATTCAAGCCATTCGTCATGAAAGAACTCGTTGAAAAAGGATTGGCCCACAACATCAAGAGTGCAAAACGCAAGATTGAACGCGTACAGCCGGAAGTATGGGATGTATTAGAAGAGGTAATCAAAGAACACCCTGTTCTTTTAAACCGTGCACCTACTCTTCACAGACTTGGTATTCAAGCATTTGAACCAACCCTTGTAGAAGGTAGAGCGATCCGTCTTCATCCACTTGTATGTACAGCATACAACGCGGAC encodes:
- the rplJ gene encoding 50S ribosomal protein L10 → MSSILEQKQHIVGEISDKLKNSVSTIIVDYRGLDVSEVTELRKQLREAGIDFKVYKNTMTRRAAAEAGLEGLNEFLTGPNAIAFSSEEVVAPAKILNNFAKEHEALEIKAGVIEGTITSVEDVKAIAELPSREGLLSMLLSVLQAPMRNFALATKAVADQKEEQGA
- a CDS encoding class I SAM-dependent methyltransferase, encoding MTNHYYSSKPEVESNPQIIQFELRGHSFRFKTDQGVFSKKEVDFGSRALIESFELPETEGDLLDVGCGYGPIGLALAKDFDDRIVHMVDVNERALSLASENAKANGVENISIYQSDRYHNVKEKSFAAILTNPPIRAGKETVHSILSESYDYLADKGELWVVIQKKQGAPSAMDKMEELFSNVEIAARKKGYYILRSVK
- the rplA gene encoding 50S ribosomal protein L1, whose amino-acid sequence is MAKKGKKFLEAQKLVDRTTAYSVEEAIELVKKTNIAKFDATVEVAFRLGVDTRKNDQQIRGAVVLPHGTGKTQKVLVFAKGEKAKEAEAAGADFVGDADLINKITQGWFEFDVIVATPDMMGEVGKLGRVLGPKGLMPNPKTGTVTFDVEKAVNEIKAGKVEYRADKAGNVHVPVGKISFDSEKLVENFTTMYETMLKAKPSAAKGTYMKNVAVTSTMGPGVKVDPSTFAVKA
- the rplL gene encoding 50S ribosomal protein L7/L12, encoding MSKEQIIDAIKEMSVLELNDLVKAIEEEFGVTAAAPVAVAGGGAEAAAEKTEFDVVLESAGSQKIKVIKVVREITGLGLKEAKELVDNTPKALKEGISKEEAEELKAKLEEVGAGVEVK
- the rpoB gene encoding DNA-directed RNA polymerase subunit beta; this translates as MTGQLVQYGRHRQRRSFARISEVLELPNLIEIQTSSYQWFLDEGLREMFRDISPIEDFTGNLSLEFIDYSLGEPKYSVEESKERDVTYSAPLRVKVRLVNKETGEVKDQDVFMGDFPLMTDTGTFVINGAERVIVSQLVRSPSVYFSGKVDKNGKKGFTATVIPNRGAWLEYETDAKDVVYVRIDRTRKLPVTVLLRALGFGSDQEIIDLIGDNEYIRNTLEKDNTEGIDKALLEIYERLRPGEPPTVENAKSLLVSRFFDPKRYDLANVGRYKMNKKLHIKNRLFGQTLAETLADPETGEILAEKGTVLDRRTLDKVIPYLEEGIGFKTYQQSGGVLEEDVLLQSIKIYSPNEEGEQEINVISNAYVEEEVKYITPADIISSISYFFNLLHGVGFTDDIDHLGNRRLRSVGELLQNQFRIGLSRMERVVRERMSIQDTNTITPQQLINIRPVIASIKEFFGSSQLSQFMDQTNPLAELTHKRRLSALGPGGLTRERAGFEVRDVHYSHYGRMCPIETPEGPNIGLINSLSSFAKVNKFGFIETPYRRVDPDTGKVTDRIDYLTADEEDNYVVAQANARLGDDGSFLDEEVIARFRGENTAIKRERLDYMDVSPKQVVSAATACIPFLENDDSNRALMGANMQRQAVPLMNPESPIVGTGMEHVSAKDSGAAVICKHEGVVEKVEAKQVWVRRVKEIDGQEVKGDLDKYRMQKFIRSNQGTCYNQRPIVSEGDRVVKGEILADGPSMEKGELALGRNVMVGFMTWDGYNYEDAIIMSERLVKDDVYTSIHIEEYESESRDTKLGPEEITRDIPNVGEDALRNLDERGIIRIGAEVKDGDLLVGKVTPKGVTELTAEERLLHAIFGEKAREVRDTSLRVPHGGGGIILDVKVFNREDGDELPPGVNQLVRVYIVQKRKISEGDKMAGRHGNKGVISKILPEEDMPYLPDGTPIDIMLNPLGVPSRMNIGQVLELHLGMAARYLGIHVASPVFDGAREEDVWSTIEEAGMARDAKTVLYDGRTGEPFDNRVSVGIMYMIKLAHMVDDKLHARSTGPYSLVTQQPLGGKAQFGGQRFGEMEVWALEAYGAAYTLQEILTVKSDDVVGRVKTYEAIVKGENVPEPGVPESFKVLIKELQSLGMDVKILSSTEEEIEMRDLEDEEEVQQADTLNISESNEQESETVGSKE